The Candidatus Omnitrophota bacterium region CATTCCAGGGGGAAAGACCAGTTGCACATCCACACCCTGGCCATATTACATCCGTTATTCTCGAGTTCCGTGAAGTATCTTTCAAAAAGTTTCGTACTGCCTTTGTTCACCCACGCCACGTTGTGCCCGATACCAAAGAACGGCCGGCCGGAATCGAACACAAGGTAATGATCGTTCCCGGAGGCCCTTCTTAAGAACCCGTCACCGGATCCCGGCCCCACTAAAAGGTCATGCGCGGGCGTATTCCCGGAAACGGCACTGGACCTTACCTTCACATAGTATTTGTATTCCCCGGATCTGGTAGGCGTGAACCTTACCTCCCATACCGACATATTCTTGTTCTTATCGTTATACACGGAATAGGCGGGCATGGAGATCGTCTCCCTGTCCGGCCCTATTATCACCGCGTACGCGTCCATATCCGCTATATCGTCAGGATTGCCTTTTATGTAAGGCAGGATGAACCGGACTTTTACGGTCTCATAACATACCGCTTCCCCGGGGACCTTCCCGGCGAACGCTATCTCGGCGGCCTCCGCCCGCGCATGACGGCAGCAAACGAAAGAGCATACCAGAAGGAACACAAGAATGGTTTTTATAGGCCTCTTGGACATGCTGTGGATTTTATCACAAATACGCGGGCTTTTAAACAATCTATTTCAGCACGGACAATATCGTTATTTTTTTATGTTGAAATTAACGATATATAAGAGCTATACTATATGTGTTGTCCCGGGCCAACCTACCCACAAAAAAAGGAGGACAGTATGACACTGGATATCCTTCTAAGAGAAAAAGGCAATGAGATCTACTTCACCCATGACGACGCCACCATCCTGGAATGCGTAAGGTCCTTGGGCGAAAAGAATATCGGGGTCCTTATGGTCCTTGACGATTCCGGCCGCCTTGAGGGCATCGTTTCGGAAAGGGATATCATCCGGAAAGCTTTCGACGAGTTCGGATTGAAGCCGCACCTGAAAGTAAAGGACATCATGATACCGCGCGGCCAGCTGGTACTGGCGGCAAAGAACGACAGGATATCTGATATCATGCAGAAAATGTCGGACAACCATGTCAGGCATATCCCGGTGATGGACGAGGAGAAAGTGGTGGGATTGCTTTCCATCCGCGACGTTATCTGGAAGCTTCTGGACGAAACGGTCACGGAGAACCGCCACATGAAGGATTACATCTACGGCCATCCGTTCTGAACCCGGTCAGCAGATA contains the following coding sequences:
- a CDS encoding CBS domain-containing protein; translation: MTLDILLREKGNEIYFTHDDATILECVRSLGEKNIGVLMVLDDSGRLEGIVSERDIIRKAFDEFGLKPHLKVKDIMIPRGQLVLAAKNDRISDIMQKMSDNHVRHIPVMDEEKVVGLLSIRDVIWKLLDETVTENRHMKDYIYGHPF